One window of Burkholderia vietnamiensis LMG 10929 genomic DNA carries:
- the esaS gene encoding sensor histidine kinase EsaS (Enhanced Sensitivity to Antibiotics Sensor): MLNKVRRAASGKSLLIRVIVSTVALTALLLLVLLAAASANTEFFDRYYSWLYAMNIIVAIVFLLVVLGLIGMIVVRLRKGKFGTRLLAKLAVFFALVGVVPGGIIYIVSYQFVSRSIESWFDVNVETALTAGLNLGRGMLDASLSDLQTKARLMSDQLASVDANTNGTTLTLLRLRDQFGVQDATIVEPSRAGSGAAPDLHIVAQASGNFAALIPDDLPTPLMLSQAREHGAYAAIEGEVDGDPRAHGAKGALRLRVVRPIPDASTSLLQPAERFLQLTQPVPPTLAHNADAVQRAYREYQEKSLGRTGLRKMYIGTLTLALFLATFIAMMLALALGQQLARPLFLLAQGTKEITEGDYTPKREIKSRDELGFLTQSFNAMTRQLSEARLAVEKNRIALEHSKTYLESILANLTAGVFVLDRQFRLTTANRGAERIFRQPFGSMIGTALDRIGVVAEFGAMVRKAFADREAASDGASGDRGHWQQQFAVVVPGEADPLTLLVRGTRLVSTVAGEADDPQTSGYVVVFDDISDVISAQRSVAWGEVARRLAHEIKNPLTPIQLSAERLQMKLSDKLEPHDADVLKRGATMIVNQVAAMKRMVDDFREYARTPPAVLASLQLNELASEVLGLYGVGEGKSAIVAELAPSLPVIRGDATQLRQVIHNLLQNAQDSVAEVAHPRVLIETKTVEYGDPDAEGKTRVAVRLTVSDNGPGFPARILTRAFEPYVTTKAKGTGLGLAMVKKIVDEHGARIDLRNRMHGEIVEGAQVSILFLQMASDAPGAEPGAQGGTAPANTKASVQTKAA; this comes from the coding sequence GTGCTAAATAAAGTGCGCCGCGCGGCCAGCGGGAAGAGCCTGCTCATTCGCGTGATCGTGTCGACCGTCGCGCTCACCGCGCTGCTGCTGCTCGTGCTGCTCGCCGCGGCGAGCGCGAACACCGAGTTCTTCGACCGCTACTACTCGTGGCTGTACGCGATGAACATCATCGTCGCGATCGTGTTCCTGCTGGTCGTGCTCGGGCTGATCGGGATGATCGTCGTGCGGCTGAGGAAGGGCAAGTTCGGCACGCGGCTGCTCGCGAAGCTCGCGGTGTTCTTCGCGCTCGTCGGCGTGGTGCCGGGCGGCATCATCTACATCGTGTCGTACCAGTTCGTGTCGCGCAGCATCGAGTCGTGGTTCGACGTGAACGTCGAAACCGCGCTCACCGCCGGCCTGAATCTCGGCCGCGGGATGCTCGACGCGTCGCTGTCCGATCTGCAGACGAAGGCGCGCCTGATGTCCGATCAGCTCGCGAGCGTCGATGCGAACACGAACGGCACGACGCTCACGCTGCTGCGCCTGCGCGACCAGTTCGGCGTGCAGGACGCGACGATCGTCGAGCCGAGCCGCGCCGGCTCGGGCGCGGCGCCCGACCTGCACATCGTCGCGCAGGCGTCGGGCAATTTCGCCGCGCTGATTCCCGACGACCTGCCGACGCCGCTGATGCTGAGTCAGGCGCGCGAGCACGGCGCGTACGCGGCGATCGAAGGCGAAGTCGACGGCGACCCGCGCGCGCACGGCGCGAAGGGCGCGCTGCGGCTGCGCGTCGTGCGGCCTATCCCCGACGCGTCGACGTCGCTGCTGCAACCGGCGGAGCGCTTCCTGCAGCTGACGCAGCCGGTGCCGCCGACGCTCGCGCACAACGCCGACGCGGTGCAGCGCGCCTATCGCGAATATCAGGAAAAGTCGCTGGGCCGCACCGGCCTGCGCAAGATGTACATCGGCACGCTGACGCTCGCGCTGTTCCTCGCGACCTTCATCGCGATGATGCTCGCGCTCGCGCTCGGCCAGCAGCTCGCGCGGCCGCTGTTCCTGCTCGCGCAGGGCACGAAGGAGATCACGGAAGGCGACTACACGCCGAAGCGCGAGATCAAGTCGCGCGACGAGCTCGGCTTCCTCACGCAGTCGTTCAACGCGATGACGCGCCAGCTGTCCGAGGCGCGGCTGGCGGTCGAGAAGAACCGCATCGCGCTCGAGCATTCGAAGACGTATCTCGAAAGCATTCTCGCGAACCTGACGGCCGGCGTGTTCGTGCTCGATCGCCAGTTCCGGCTGACGACCGCGAACCGCGGCGCGGAGCGGATCTTCCGGCAGCCGTTCGGCTCGATGATCGGCACCGCGCTCGACCGGATCGGCGTCGTCGCGGAATTCGGCGCGATGGTGCGCAAGGCGTTCGCCGATCGCGAGGCGGCGTCCGACGGCGCGAGCGGCGATCGCGGCCATTGGCAGCAACAGTTCGCGGTCGTCGTGCCGGGCGAAGCCGATCCGCTCACGCTGCTCGTGCGCGGCACTCGTCTCGTCTCGACGGTCGCGGGCGAGGCCGACGATCCTCAGACCTCCGGCTACGTGGTCGTGTTCGACGACATCTCCGACGTGATTTCCGCGCAGCGCTCGGTTGCATGGGGCGAAGTCGCGCGACGGCTCGCGCACGAGATCAAGAACCCGCTCACGCCGATCCAGCTGTCGGCCGAACGGCTGCAGATGAAGCTGTCCGACAAGCTCGAGCCGCACGATGCCGACGTGCTCAAGCGTGGCGCGACGATGATCGTCAATCAGGTGGCGGCGATGAAGCGGATGGTCGACGACTTCCGCGAATACGCGCGCACGCCGCCCGCGGTGCTCGCGAGCCTGCAGCTGAACGAGCTGGCGAGCGAGGTGCTCGGGCTGTATGGCGTCGGCGAAGGCAAGAGTGCGATCGTCGCGGAGCTGGCGCCGTCGCTGCCGGTGATCCGCGGCGACGCGACGCAATTGCGTCAGGTGATTCACAACCTGCTGCAGAACGCGCAGGATTCGGTCGCGGAGGTCGCGCATCCGCGTGTGTTGATCGAAACCAAGACAGTAGAATATGGCGATCCCGACGCCGAGGGCAAAACGCGCGTCGCGGTACGTCTGACCGTGTCCGACAACGGGCCCGGTTTTCCGGCACGCATCCTGACCCGTGCGTTCGAGCCTTACGTGACGACGAAGGCGAAGGGCACGGGGCTCGGACTGGCCATGGTCAAGAAAATCGTGGACGAGCACGGCGCACGGATCGATCTGCGCAATCGCATGCACGGTGAGATCGTCGAGGGTGCGCAGGTGTCGATCCTGTTCCTGCAGATGGCGAGCGATGCGCCAGGCGCCGAACCCGGCGCGCAGGGCGGGACGGCACCCGCCAACACAAAAGCAAGTGTGCAGACAAAGGCAGCGTAA
- the esaR gene encoding response regulator transcription factor EsaR, whose protein sequence is MATILVVDDEMGIRELLSEILSDEGHVVEAAENAQAAREYRLNQAPDLVLLDIWMPDTDGVTLLKEWAAQGLLTMPVIMMSGHATIDTAVEATKIGALDFLEKPIALQKLLKSVEHGLARGAAPVSVNAAVKAGAGQAAGPAAIASAAALPTLGDEMASALGLAGQMAAIPFDIPLREARDAFERAYFEYHLARENGSMTRVAEKTGLERTHLYRKLKQLGVELGKKQSEGAA, encoded by the coding sequence ATGGCAACCATCCTGGTGGTAGATGATGAAATGGGCATCCGGGAATTGCTCTCGGAGATCCTCAGCGACGAAGGACATGTCGTCGAGGCGGCGGAGAACGCGCAGGCTGCGCGGGAATACCGGCTGAATCAGGCGCCCGATCTCGTGCTGCTCGATATCTGGATGCCCGATACCGACGGCGTCACGCTGCTCAAGGAATGGGCGGCGCAAGGGCTGTTGACGATGCCGGTGATCATGATGTCCGGGCACGCGACGATCGACACCGCCGTGGAGGCGACGAAGATCGGCGCACTCGATTTCCTCGAGAAGCCGATCGCGTTGCAGAAGCTGCTGAAGTCGGTCGAGCACGGGCTCGCGCGCGGCGCGGCGCCGGTGTCCGTGAATGCGGCGGTGAAGGCGGGCGCTGGCCAGGCCGCGGGCCCTGCGGCGATCGCATCGGCGGCCGCGCTGCCGACGCTCGGCGACGAGATGGCGTCGGCGCTCGGTCTCGCGGGCCAGATGGCCGCGATCCCGTTCGACATCCCGTTGCGCGAAGCGCGCGACGCGTTCGAGCGCGCGTACTTCGAATATCATCTGGCGCGCGAGAACGGCAGCATGACGCGCGTCGCCGAGAAGACGGGCCTCGAGCGCACGCACCTGTATCGCAAGCTCAAGCAGCTCGGCGTCGAGCTCGGCAAGAAGCAGTCGGAAGGCGCGGCATAA
- the queC gene encoding 7-cyano-7-deazaguanine synthase QueC, giving the protein MIRTDAKDGALVLFSGGQDSATCVAWALERYQTVETLGFDYGQRHRVELECREGVRDALKHRFPAWAGRLGDDHMIDLSVLGAISDTAMTRTIEIETAANGLPNTFVPGRNLLFMTIAAAIAYRRGLRVLVGGMCETDFSGYPDCRDDTMKALQVALNLGMDTRVVLETPLMWLDKAQTWQLAEQLGGAALVELIRVETHTCYVGERAELHDWGFGCGECPACKLRKRGYEAYLKGERVTEAPL; this is encoded by the coding sequence GTGATTCGGACAGACGCTAAAGACGGCGCGCTCGTGTTGTTTTCCGGCGGCCAGGATTCGGCCACGTGCGTGGCCTGGGCCCTCGAACGCTACCAGACGGTCGAGACGCTCGGCTTCGATTACGGCCAGCGCCACCGCGTCGAGCTCGAATGCCGGGAAGGCGTGCGCGACGCACTGAAGCACCGCTTCCCCGCGTGGGCGGGCCGCCTCGGCGACGATCACATGATCGACCTGTCGGTGCTCGGCGCGATCAGCGACACCGCGATGACGCGCACGATCGAGATCGAGACCGCGGCGAACGGCCTGCCGAACACGTTCGTGCCCGGCCGCAACCTGTTGTTCATGACGATCGCGGCCGCGATTGCGTATCGCCGCGGCTTGCGCGTGCTGGTCGGCGGGATGTGCGAGACCGATTTCTCGGGCTACCCCGACTGCCGCGACGACACGATGAAGGCGCTGCAGGTGGCGCTGAACCTCGGCATGGACACGCGCGTCGTGCTGGAGACGCCGCTGATGTGGCTCGACAAGGCGCAGACGTGGCAACTCGCCGAACAGCTCGGCGGCGCCGCGCTGGTCGAGCTGATTCGCGTCGAGACGCACACGTGCTACGTGGGCGAGCGCGCCGAACTGCACGACTGGGGCTTCGGCTGCGGCGAATGCCCGGCCTGCAAGCTGCGCAAGCGCGGCTACGAGGCCTACCTGAAGGGCGAGCGGGTGACCGAAGCGCCGCTGTGA
- the queE gene encoding 7-carboxy-7-deazaguanine synthase, with protein sequence MTYAVKEIFYTLQGEGANAGRPAVFCRFAGCNLWSGREEDRADAVCRFCDTDFVGTDGENGGKFKDAAALVATIAGLWPHGEAHRFVVCTGGEPMLQIDQPLVDALHAAGFEIAIETNGSLPVLDTIDWICVSPKADAPLVVTKGNELKVVIPQDNQRLADYAKLDFEYFLVQPMDGPSRDINTKLAIDWCKRHPQWRLSMQTHKYLNIP encoded by the coding sequence ATGACTTACGCGGTCAAGGAAATTTTCTACACGTTGCAGGGCGAGGGCGCGAACGCGGGCCGTCCGGCCGTGTTCTGCCGGTTCGCCGGCTGCAATCTGTGGTCCGGCCGCGAAGAGGATCGTGCGGACGCCGTGTGCCGCTTCTGCGATACGGATTTCGTCGGCACCGACGGCGAGAACGGCGGCAAGTTCAAGGACGCCGCCGCGCTCGTCGCGACGATCGCCGGCCTGTGGCCGCACGGCGAAGCGCACCGCTTCGTCGTCTGCACCGGCGGCGAGCCGATGCTGCAGATCGATCAGCCGCTCGTCGACGCGCTGCACGCGGCCGGCTTCGAGATCGCGATCGAGACCAACGGCTCGCTGCCGGTGCTCGACACGATCGACTGGATCTGCGTGAGCCCGAAGGCCGACGCGCCGCTCGTCGTCACGAAGGGCAACGAGCTGAAGGTCGTGATTCCGCAGGACAACCAGCGGCTCGCCGACTACGCGAAGCTCGATTTCGAGTACTTTCTCGTGCAGCCGATGGACGGTCCGTCGCGCGACATCAACACGAAGCTCGCGATCGACTGGTGCAAGCGGCATCCGCAGTGGCGGCTGTCGATGCAGACCCACAAATATCTGAACATTCCCTGA
- the queD gene encoding 6-carboxytetrahydropterin synthase QueD codes for MLITRKLEFDAGHRIPDHRSQCRNLHGHRYVLEVTLRGDLVDTEGAPDRGMVMDFADVKALAVEHLVDKWDHAFLVYARDEVVRSFLEQMADHKTVVLDRIPTVENLAAIAFDILAHVYDAHYGVNLRLERVRLYETPNCWADVEREPSR; via the coding sequence GTGCTGATTACCCGAAAACTCGAATTCGACGCGGGCCACCGCATTCCCGATCACCGCAGCCAGTGCAGGAACCTGCACGGTCATCGCTACGTGCTCGAAGTCACGCTGCGCGGCGATCTCGTCGATACCGAGGGCGCGCCCGACCGCGGCATGGTGATGGATTTCGCCGACGTGAAGGCGCTCGCGGTCGAGCATCTTGTCGACAAGTGGGATCACGCGTTCCTCGTCTACGCGCGCGACGAGGTCGTGCGCTCGTTCCTCGAGCAGATGGCCGACCACAAGACCGTCGTGCTCGACCGGATTCCGACCGTCGAGAACCTCGCCGCGATCGCGTTCGACATCCTCGCGCACGTGTACGACGCGCACTACGGCGTGAACCTGCGCCTCGAGCGCGTGCGCCTGTACGAAACGCCGAACTGCTGGGCCGACGTCGAGCGGGAGCCGTCGCGCTGA
- a CDS encoding HpcH/HpaI aldolase family protein gives MSTLTNTIKQRLHDGDEPLYGLWLSLGCDSVAEALAHAGYDWLCIDMEHAPNDSRDVASQLRALAAAHLPTEPVVRVPGREPWLVKRALDAGARTLMFPCIETPEEAAHAVRLTRFPSPESPDGLRGVAGMVRAAAFGMRRDYLQTANAQVAVIVQIESARGIDEVERIAATPGVDCLFVGPADLAASIGHLGDSRHPDVAAAMARVLAAGKQAGVAVGIFANDVAGARQYRDAGYRMIALSADVSWLLRATRQALQEVRS, from the coding sequence ATGAGCACGCTCACCAACACCATCAAGCAACGTCTACACGACGGCGACGAGCCGTTGTACGGCCTGTGGCTGTCGCTCGGCTGCGACTCGGTCGCGGAAGCGCTCGCACACGCCGGCTACGACTGGCTCTGCATCGACATGGAGCATGCGCCGAACGACAGCCGCGACGTCGCATCGCAGTTGCGGGCGCTCGCTGCCGCGCATCTGCCGACCGAGCCGGTCGTGCGCGTGCCGGGGCGCGAGCCGTGGCTCGTGAAGCGCGCGCTCGACGCCGGCGCGCGCACGCTGATGTTTCCCTGTATCGAAACGCCCGAAGAAGCCGCGCACGCCGTGCGGCTCACGCGCTTTCCGTCGCCGGAATCTCCCGATGGCCTGCGCGGCGTGGCCGGCATGGTGCGCGCGGCGGCGTTCGGCATGCGCCGCGATTATCTGCAGACGGCGAACGCGCAAGTCGCGGTGATCGTGCAGATCGAATCGGCGCGCGGCATCGACGAGGTCGAGCGGATCGCCGCGACGCCCGGCGTCGACTGCCTGTTCGTCGGCCCGGCCGATCTGGCGGCGAGCATCGGGCATCTGGGCGACAGCCGCCACCCGGACGTCGCCGCCGCGATGGCGCGCGTGCTGGCGGCGGGCAAGCAGGCCGGCGTCGCGGTCGGCATCTTCGCGAACGATGTGGCGGGCGCGCGCCAGTACCGCGACGCCGGCTACCGGATGATCGCGCTGTCGGCCGACGTGAGCTGGCTGCTGCGCGCAACACGCCAGGCGCTGCAGGAGGTGCGGTCATGA